A portion of the Mycoplasma sp. (ex Biomphalaria glabrata) genome contains these proteins:
- a CDS encoding ATP-dependent 6-phosphofructokinase: MSKINKIGIITSGGDCPGMNATVTAIANAAIEHGIDAYFVVDGYRGLINKQFIKATKESADNFFNLGGTSIGTARLPEFAQVEVRKIAVKSLNEEGIDALVIIGGDGSYKGAIRLNEMGIRVITMSGTIDNDIASSFYTLGFDSCLNTLTDYIDNCKDTSKSHNRCTIIETMGHGCGDLALLSAMATNADLVSTNQNQFTIAEIAEFAKQAKQANKRIFSVIVSEQMYDLKELETTIQKVSGYDTRANRVGHYQRGGRPSNLDRIIGVMQGTKAVELLVQGHTGKALGYFFNEIKVFDIEEALDMKNDRDTHKRYINALKLMGCKVKE; this comes from the coding sequence ATGAGTAAAATTAACAAAATTGGGATTATCACTTCAGGTGGTGATTGCCCAGGAATGAATGCAACAGTAACTGCCATTGCTAATGCAGCTATTGAACATGGTATTGATGCTTATTTTGTTGTCGATGGATATCGCGGATTAATTAATAAACAATTTATTAAAGCAACAAAAGAAAGTGCAGATAATTTCTTTAACTTAGGTGGGACATCAATCGGAACAGCGCGTTTACCAGAATTCGCCCAAGTAGAAGTTAGAAAAATAGCAGTAAAAAGTTTAAATGAAGAAGGCATCGATGCGCTTGTTATCATTGGTGGTGACGGTTCATATAAAGGAGCAATTCGTTTAAATGAAATGGGAATTCGTGTTATTACAATGTCAGGAACAATTGATAACGATATTGCCTCATCATTTTATACTCTAGGTTTCGATTCGTGTTTGAATACGTTAACAGATTATATAGATAATTGTAAAGATACTTCAAAGAGCCACAATCGTTGCACTATCATTGAAACAATGGGTCATGGATGTGGTGATTTAGCACTATTATCAGCAATGGCAACAAATGCTGATTTAGTTTCAACAAATCAAAATCAATTTACGATTGCTGAAATTGCTGAATTTGCCAAACAAGCCAAACAAGCAAACAAACGTATTTTTAGTGTAATTGTTTCAGAACAAATGTATGATTTGAAAGAATTGGAAACAACAATTCAAAAAGTTTCAGGATACGATACTAGAGCCAATCGTGTTGGTCATTACCAACGAGGTGGTCGCCCAAGTAATTTAGATCGCATCATTGGGGTTATGCAAGGAACTAAAGCAGTAGAATTATTGGTTCAGGGTCACACCGGTAAAGCCTTAGGGTATTTTTTTAATGAGATTAAAGTTTTTGATATTGAAGAAGCTTTAGATATGAAAAATGATAGGGACACCCATAAAAGATACATTAATGCTTTGAAATTAATGGGTTGCAAAGTTAAGGAGTAG
- the gap gene encoding type I glyceraldehyde-3-phosphate dehydrogenase has protein sequence MNKNIKIAINGFGRIGRLTFRQLWDNKNVEIVAINDLTDPATLAYLLEFDSAQGGFKRNKISSDGKDIIVEGEKVAVFAEKDPSNLPWGKLGVDIVIESTGIFTSEEKANVHIKAGAKKVVISAPAKGKMKTIVFNVNHKELTPTDVIISAASCTTNCLAPVAHALHTEFGLKHGNMLTVHSVTNDQRILDLPHSDYRRGRSGFTNIIPTTTGAAAAVGLVLPQLKGKLDGIAMRVPTITGSVVYLSCQLDKKVTAEEINSAIKKHSSETLAYCEKEIVSSDIIGETHGSIFDSKLTKVMDNNGEQLVQIVSWYDNEASYVNQLIRTTLYFAGL, from the coding sequence ATGAACAAAAATATCAAAATCGCTATCAATGGTTTTGGAAGAATTGGTCGTTTAACATTCCGTCAATTATGAGACAATAAGAATGTTGAAATCGTAGCCATTAATGACTTAACAGACCCAGCTACATTAGCATACTTGCTAGAATTCGATTCAGCACAAGGTGGATTTAAAAGAAATAAAATTTCTTCAGATGGTAAAGATATTATCGTTGAAGGAGAAAAAGTTGCAGTTTTTGCTGAAAAAGACCCATCTAACTTACCATGAGGTAAATTAGGTGTGGATATCGTTATCGAATCTACAGGAATCTTCACTTCAGAAGAAAAAGCAAACGTTCACATTAAAGCAGGAGCAAAAAAAGTTGTAATTTCAGCTCCAGCTAAAGGAAAAATGAAAACTATTGTTTTCAACGTTAACCATAAAGAATTAACGCCAACGGATGTTATTATCTCTGCTGCTTCATGTACAACAAACTGCTTAGCACCAGTTGCTCATGCTTTACATACAGAATTCGGTTTAAAACACGGAAACATGTTAACAGTTCACTCAGTAACTAATGATCAAAGAATTCTTGACTTACCACATAGCGACTACAGAAGAGGACGTAGTGGATTTACAAACATTATTCCTACAACAACAGGTGCTGCTGCTGCTGTTGGTTTAGTATTACCTCAATTAAAAGGTAAATTGGACGGAATTGCTATGAGAGTTCCAACAATTACTGGATCAGTAGTTTATTTATCTTGTCAATTAGATAAAAAAGTTACAGCTGAAGAAATTAACTCAGCAATTAAAAAACATTCATCAGAAACACTAGCTTACTGTGAAAAAGAAATTGTATCATCAGATATCATTGGTGAAACACATGGTTCAATTTTTGATTCAAAACTAACAAAAGTTATGGACAACAATGGTGAACAATTAGTGCAAATCGTTAGCTGATATGATAATGAAGCATCATATGTTAACCAGTTAATTAGAACAACACTATACTTCGCTGGATTATAA
- a CDS encoding OB-fold nucleic acid binding domain-containing protein encodes MEVIFINDVILIGVATTSTSQINTGDLCYQKIAIEVPYSSKDKRTVLINCLVTPKLLERFKKQIMPGDSIGIQGYLSFDDDKNIVVIAEDCTSFKKQPNL; translated from the coding sequence ATGGAGGTGATTTTTATTAATGACGTAATTTTAATTGGGGTTGCAACTACATCGACAAGTCAAATAAATACTGGTGATTTATGTTACCAGAAAATAGCGATTGAAGTACCTTATAGTTCAAAAGATAAAAGAACTGTTTTGATTAATTGTTTAGTGACACCAAAACTTTTAGAACGTTTTAAGAAACAAATAATGCCAGGTGATTCGATCGGGATTCAAGGATATCTATCGTTTGATGACGATAAAAATATTGTTGTAATAGCAGAAGATTGTACATCATTTAAAAAACAACCTAACTTATAG
- the pyk gene encoding pyruvate kinase — protein sequence MKYKSLDKSILVRKTKLVTTIGPSSEIPAVFPKMFENGSTCVRMNFSHGDYAEHGGRIAAAKKLTNERHLPITLLLDTKGPEIRTGNFVNDALDVEKGKIYKIYSKKPFIGNSEEFYIDYKQLPNDVKEGSLIYLDDGKLRLKVISTNPEISCVTVQALNNHKIKNRRGVNLPGTNLSLSFLSKKDKEDLVFGCENKVHYVAASFVRNAKDVKEIRKFLNKNGGNDIKIISKIECQEAVEKFDEILKLSDGIMVARGDLGIEVPFELVPNFEKTFVRKCIIARKPVIVATQMLDSMTKNPAPTRAEVTDVFWAVDLGTSATMLSGESANGDYPLEATNAMAKIALQAETEITHNFIKEVAMKKWPKTSRALAKKVLNGEFNTLVAHEPSYDLVSSIASMHLPLNIIALTNDLRKLCFFGIQYGVKACYSDIKNFDKTEITKIVKNMDTIEEEGLKIAYLNSDGTIC from the coding sequence ATGAAATATAAAAGTTTAGATAAAAGTATTTTAGTTAGAAAAACTAAATTAGTTACAACAATTGGACCATCGTCAGAAATACCTGCTGTATTTCCAAAAATGTTTGAAAATGGAAGTACATGTGTGAGAATGAATTTTTCACATGGGGATTATGCTGAGCATGGTGGAAGAATTGCGGCTGCAAAAAAACTTACTAATGAAAGACACTTACCAATTACCTTGTTATTGGATACAAAAGGACCAGAAATTCGTACAGGAAATTTTGTTAATGATGCATTAGATGTTGAAAAAGGAAAAATTTATAAAATTTATTCTAAAAAACCTTTCATCGGAAATAGTGAAGAATTTTACATCGATTACAAACAATTGCCAAATGATGTTAAAGAAGGATCATTGATTTATTTAGATGATGGAAAATTAAGATTGAAAGTTATTTCGACAAATCCGGAAATTTCTTGTGTAACGGTTCAGGCCTTGAACAATCACAAAATTAAAAACCGTCGTGGGGTTAATTTACCAGGAACAAACTTATCATTAAGTTTCTTATCAAAAAAAGATAAGGAAGATTTAGTTTTTGGTTGCGAAAACAAAGTTCATTATGTTGCAGCATCATTTGTAAGAAATGCTAAAGATGTTAAAGAAATTCGTAAATTTTTAAATAAAAATGGTGGGAACGATATTAAGATTATTTCAAAAATTGAATGTCAAGAAGCTGTTGAGAAATTCGATGAAATCTTAAAATTATCAGATGGAATTATGGTTGCTCGTGGAGACTTAGGTATTGAAGTACCATTTGAATTAGTACCTAATTTTGAAAAAACTTTTGTAAGAAAATGTATTATCGCTAGAAAACCAGTTATCGTCGCTACTCAAATGCTTGACTCAATGACAAAAAACCCAGCACCAACAAGAGCTGAAGTAACTGATGTTTTCTGAGCTGTTGATTTAGGAACTAGTGCAACAATGTTATCTGGGGAAAGTGCTAATGGAGATTATCCACTTGAAGCAACAAATGCAATGGCAAAAATTGCTTTACAAGCAGAAACTGAAATAACACATAATTTCATAAAAGAAGTGGCTATGAAAAAATGACCAAAAACTTCACGTGCTTTGGCAAAAAAAGTTTTGAACGGTGAATTTAACACATTAGTTGCTCATGAACCAAGTTATGATTTAGTTTCAAGTATTGCTTCAATGCATTTACCACTAAACATTATTGCTTTAACTAACGATTTAAGAAAACTGTGTTTCTTTGGAATTCAATACGGTGTTAAAGCTTGTTATAGTGATATTAAAAATTTTGACAAAACCGAAATCACTAAAATTGTTAAAAACATGGACACAATTGAAGAAGAAGGATTAAAAATCGCTTATCTAAATAGCGATGGAACAATTTGTTAA
- the tpiA gene encoding triose-phosphate isomerase encodes MRKKIIIGNWKMNKNNHETIEFIKVADEFKQENIIHGVAVPAPYLMTANYLANNLVVCAQNCHFEDKGAFTGETSPMMLKDLEINWCVVGHSERREYFNESDEIINKKVLALLKHHISPILCCGETLHQYSNNETKSVVENQLRKNLASVSADEVVHVVIAYEPIWAIGTGKTATAEIAEDVCKFIRETLSKLYDEKTANKVLIQYGGSVKPDNIKELLNKPNIDGALVGGASLEINSYLALLKNI; translated from the coding sequence ATGCGTAAAAAAATAATTATCGGTAATTGAAAAATGAACAAAAATAATCATGAAACGATTGAATTTATTAAAGTAGCAGATGAATTTAAACAAGAAAATATTATTCACGGAGTAGCGGTTCCGGCACCATATTTAATGACTGCTAACTATTTAGCAAACAATTTAGTAGTTTGTGCTCAAAATTGTCATTTTGAAGATAAAGGAGCTTTTACAGGTGAAACTTCTCCGATGATGTTGAAAGATTTAGAAATTAATTGATGTGTTGTTGGACATAGCGAAAGAAGAGAATATTTTAATGAAAGCGATGAAATAATTAATAAAAAAGTTCTTGCTTTATTAAAACATCACATATCACCAATATTATGTTGCGGGGAAACGCTTCATCAATATAGTAATAATGAAACAAAATCAGTTGTTGAAAATCAATTAAGAAAAAATTTAGCTAGTGTGTCAGCTGATGAAGTAGTACATGTAGTAATAGCTTATGAACCAATTTGAGCAATTGGAACTGGAAAAACAGCAACGGCTGAAATAGCAGAAGATGTATGTAAATTTATTCGCGAAACTTTATCTAAATTATATGATGAAAAAACAGCTAACAAAGTATTAATTCAATATGGTGGTTCAGTTAAACCTGACAACATTAAAGAATTATTAAATAAACCAAATATTGATGGAGCTTTAGTTGGTGGAGCTAGTTTAGAAATTAATTCATACTTAGCACTATTAAAAAACATTTAA
- the thrS gene encoding threonine--tRNA ligase, translating to MKKNINITLKNNQVISVENDLSIYEIAGKISTSLKKSALFALLDNNVVDLHTQVTNDATLEIITSSSDKNYFGIINHSCAHLLAYAIMELFPETKFWVGPNIKEGFYYDFDSSIPITNEDLPKIEQMMQRLLKTGFKISKEIVSKTDAKKIFHNNKYKLALIDKIDSEISLYHFGKFVDLCRGPHVFFTKELSNFKLLSVSGAYFEGNEKEKMLTRIYGTCWASKEELDKYLTILQLRKERDHRKIGKDLKIFMFDQLVGQGLPIWLPNGAVVKNEIAKYIREEEENYGFEFLQTPIMGSIELYKTSGHAEHYLGNMYPIMKVDNEQLVLRPMSCPHHCIVYRSEIHSYRELPIRYAEEVLQHRYEASGALTGLERVRAMSLTDSHIFCNFATLEKEFLNLIAFITKILATLKINVKEFRLSLRDPKDHKGFFNDDNMWDNAEQTLAKILKKAKIDCVEAIGDAAFYGPKLDIQVETILGHQITLATLQLDFLLPKRFELFYINERGEKEVPIMIHRGLVGTYERLVSILLEQTNGNLPIWMAPKQVAIISVHESHVDYCTQIIQEFKKNKIRFLFQDNDERLSYKIRESQTQKIPYQIIIGDKEKETQTVQARKYGSKDSISYSLNEFIELIKLEIVNKN from the coding sequence ATGAAAAAAAATATCAACATTACTTTAAAGAATAATCAAGTAATTAGTGTTGAAAATGATTTAAGCATTTACGAAATAGCAGGAAAAATAAGCACTTCTTTAAAAAAGAGTGCTTTATTTGCTTTGTTAGACAATAATGTTGTTGATTTACATACACAAGTTACTAATGATGCAACTCTAGAAATAATAACTAGTTCATCAGATAAAAATTATTTCGGAATCATTAATCATTCCTGTGCTCATTTATTAGCATACGCAATTATGGAGTTGTTTCCAGAAACTAAATTTTGAGTTGGACCAAATATTAAAGAAGGGTTTTACTACGATTTTGATTCATCAATTCCTATTACTAATGAGGATTTACCAAAAATTGAACAAATGATGCAAAGACTACTAAAGACGGGTTTTAAGATTTCCAAAGAAATCGTTTCAAAAACTGATGCAAAAAAAATTTTTCACAATAATAAATATAAATTAGCATTAATCGATAAAATTGACTCAGAAATTAGTTTGTATCACTTTGGTAAATTTGTTGATTTATGCCGTGGTCCGCACGTTTTTTTTACTAAAGAATTGAGTAATTTTAAATTATTATCAGTGTCTGGTGCTTACTTTGAAGGTAATGAAAAAGAAAAAATGCTAACAAGAATTTACGGAACATGTTGAGCAAGTAAAGAAGAATTAGATAAATATTTAACAATTCTGCAACTTCGTAAAGAACGTGATCATCGTAAAATCGGGAAAGATTTAAAAATTTTTATGTTTGATCAACTGGTTGGTCAAGGATTGCCAATTTGATTACCAAACGGGGCAGTTGTTAAAAATGAAATTGCTAAATACATTCGCGAGGAAGAAGAAAATTACGGTTTTGAATTCTTACAAACACCAATCATGGGTTCAATTGAGTTGTATAAAACTAGTGGTCATGCAGAGCATTATTTAGGAAATATGTATCCGATTATGAAAGTAGATAACGAACAATTAGTTTTGAGACCGATGTCATGTCCACATCATTGCATTGTTTATCGTTCGGAAATTCATTCATATCGTGAATTACCAATTCGTTATGCTGAAGAAGTATTGCAACATCGTTATGAAGCATCAGGTGCCTTAACCGGACTTGAACGTGTACGAGCTATGTCATTAACTGATTCTCATATTTTTTGTAATTTTGCTACTTTAGAAAAAGAATTTTTAAATTTAATCGCCTTTATAACAAAAATTTTAGCAACTCTTAAAATTAATGTGAAAGAGTTTCGTTTAAGTTTGCGTGACCCAAAAGATCATAAGGGTTTTTTTAATGACGATAATATGTGAGATAATGCTGAACAAACATTAGCGAAAATATTGAAAAAAGCAAAAATCGATTGCGTTGAAGCAATTGGTGATGCAGCATTTTATGGTCCAAAACTTGATATTCAAGTAGAAACAATTTTGGGTCATCAAATTACTTTAGCAACATTGCAATTAGACTTTTTATTACCTAAACGTTTTGAATTATTTTATATCAACGAAAGAGGTGAAAAGGAAGTTCCAATTATGATCCATCGCGGATTAGTAGGAACTTATGAACGTTTAGTAAGTATTTTGTTAGAACAAACAAATGGTAATTTGCCAATTTGAATGGCTCCCAAACAAGTTGCAATAATTTCAGTTCACGAAAGTCATGTTGATTATTGCACTCAAATAATTCAAGAATTTAAAAAGAATAAAATTCGATTTTTATTCCAAGATAATGATGAACGTTTGTCTTATAAAATTCGCGAATCACAAACACAAAAAATTCCATATCAAATTATTATTGGAGATAAAGAAAAAGAAACTCAAACAGTACAAGCTAGAAAATATGGTTCAAAGGATAGTATTTCTTACTCATTAAATGAATTCATTGAATTAATTAAACTAGAAATTGTGAATAAAAACTAA
- the infC gene encoding translation initiation factor IF-3 — protein MSQKPNFGKNNNNSKELVNQKIRFEKVLVIDDDGAKLGEMSSYEANMIAASKNLDLYCVAPNLSIPVCKICNFGKLKYEMSKSQKENKKKQSQTKLKEIRIKTGIASNDLNTKARHAIEFLKSGDRVKLSLKMFGRQLATPEIGFEKINQFLELVKDYGQPESEVKKVNNFFDIIIIPKK, from the coding sequence ATGAGTCAAAAACCTAATTTTGGTAAAAATAATAATAACTCAAAAGAATTAGTCAATCAAAAGATTAGATTTGAAAAGGTATTAGTAATTGATGATGATGGTGCTAAACTTGGCGAAATGTCATCATATGAAGCGAATATGATAGCTGCAAGTAAAAATCTAGATTTATATTGTGTAGCACCAAACCTATCAATTCCAGTTTGTAAAATCTGTAATTTTGGAAAACTAAAGTATGAAATGTCAAAATCTCAAAAAGAGAATAAAAAGAAACAATCACAAACTAAGTTAAAAGAAATTCGTATTAAAACAGGAATTGCATCAAATGATTTAAACACAAAAGCACGCCATGCTATTGAGTTTTTAAAAAGTGGTGATCGCGTTAAATTATCGCTTAAAATGTTTGGACGCCAATTGGCAACACCAGAAATCGGTTTCGAAAAAATTAATCAATTTCTAGAGTTAGTTAAGGATTATGGTCAACCAGAATCAGAGGTTAAAAAAGTAAATAACTTTTTTGATATCATCATTATTCCGAAGAAATAA
- the rplT gene encoding 50S ribosomal protein L20, translating to MRVKGGPIRAQKRKRTLKKAKGYFGAKSKLYKKAHEQVIRSEAYAFADRKKLKSDYRKLWITRISAACKQHGISYSKFISGLNKANVELNRKMISEMAINSPETFAELVKIAKENVVTPKNDNTTL from the coding sequence ATGCGTGTAAAAGGCGGACCAATTAGAGCTCAAAAGAGAAAAAGAACTCTTAAAAAAGCAAAAGGATACTTTGGAGCAAAAAGTAAATTATACAAAAAAGCTCATGAACAAGTTATTCGTTCAGAAGCTTATGCTTTTGCTGATCGTAAAAAATTAAAATCTGATTACCGTAAATTGTGAATTACAAGAATTAGTGCAGCATGTAAACAACATGGCATTTCTTATTCAAAATTTATTTCAGGTTTAAACAAAGCTAATGTTGAACTAAATCGTAAAATGATTTCTGAAATGGCAATTAATAGTCCAGAAACATTTGCTGAATTAGTAAAAATTGCAAAAGAAAATGTTGTTACTCCAAAAAATGACAACACAACTCTTTAA
- a CDS encoding phosphoglycerate kinase: protein MLLKQKTIKDINVKNKKVLLRVDFNVPIKNNVITDDNRIVAALPTVNYLIDQDAKVILFSHLGRVESEEDKQSASLFPVAKALEKLLGKKVIFIDQTRGSKLESAIDDMNFGDVLLFENTRFEDVPGKKESKNDPELGKYWASLGDVFVNDAFGTAHRAHASNVGIAKNISESCVGFLIQKELEMLSQGIDNPTKPLVAILGGAKVSDKIAVIENLIPKSDQILIGGAMAYTFLKAQGINIGSSRVETDKLELATELLKKANGKIVLPIDHAVTAKFEDVKPNYTLDANIPDGSMGLDIGPKTMEKYANILKTAKTVVWNGPMGVFEFKNFAKGTISVCESIANLTDVFSIIGGGDSASAAINLGYEDDFTHISTGGGASLEYMEGKTLPGIACIQNK, encoded by the coding sequence ATGTTATTAAAACAAAAAACAATTAAAGATATTAATGTTAAAAACAAGAAAGTTTTATTGCGTGTTGATTTTAATGTGCCAATTAAAAATAACGTTATCACTGATGACAATCGTATTGTTGCTGCATTACCAACTGTCAATTACTTAATCGATCAAGATGCTAAAGTTATTTTATTTTCTCACTTAGGTCGCGTTGAATCAGAAGAAGATAAACAATCAGCTTCACTATTTCCAGTCGCTAAAGCTTTGGAAAAATTACTTGGTAAAAAAGTTATATTCATTGACCAAACAAGAGGTTCAAAATTAGAATCTGCTATTGATGATATGAACTTTGGTGATGTTTTATTATTTGAAAACACAAGATTTGAAGATGTTCCTGGAAAAAAAGAATCTAAGAATGATCCAGAATTAGGTAAATACTGAGCTTCACTAGGTGATGTTTTTGTTAACGATGCCTTCGGAACAGCACACCGCGCTCATGCTTCAAATGTAGGTATTGCTAAAAATATCAGCGAATCATGTGTTGGATTTTTAATTCAAAAAGAATTAGAAATGTTATCACAAGGAATAGATAACCCAACTAAACCACTTGTAGCAATTCTTGGTGGAGCAAAAGTTTCAGATAAAATTGCTGTTATTGAAAACTTAATTCCAAAATCAGATCAAATTCTAATTGGTGGAGCAATGGCTTACACATTCTTAAAAGCACAAGGTATTAATATTGGAAGTTCACGTGTTGAAACTGACAAATTAGAATTAGCTACTGAATTACTAAAAAAAGCAAATGGTAAAATTGTATTACCAATCGATCATGCGGTTACTGCTAAATTTGAAGATGTAAAACCAAATTATACACTAGATGCTAACATTCCTGATGGATCGATGGGATTAGATATCGGACCAAAAACAATGGAAAAATATGCTAATATTTTAAAAACTGCTAAAACAGTTGTGTGAAATGGACCGATGGGAGTTTTTGAATTTAAAAACTTTGCTAAAGGAACAATTAGCGTTTGTGAATCAATTGCAAATTTAACTGATGTATTTAGTATTATTGGTGGAGGAGATTCTGCATCTGCTGCTATTAATCTAGGATACGAAGATGATTTTACTCACATTTCAACAGGGGGCGGAGCAAGTCTAGAATACATGGAAGGTAAAACTTTACCAGGTATTGCTTGTATCCAAAATAAATAA
- the gpmI gene encoding 2,3-bisphosphoglycerate-independent phosphoglycerate mutase produces MKKTHLVCIMDGFGIRKSHEGNAIYLAKKPNLDKLMSGYPNIELYASEQPVGLPKGQMGNSEVGHLNIGCGRIVYQSLTLIAKHIMDKTFFKNEELLKACEHAKNNNSNLHILGLLSDGGVHSHIEQIFATIELANMQGIKNIYIHAFLDGRDTERDSGVKFLDELETILAKYPNTKLLTISGRYWAMDRDKRWERVQKATNVMINRQGESFTNPQEYVKTGYVKGIFDEFVEPAYNTSVNAKISDNDAIISCNFRPDRMIQLASCLTNPNYDFYPNKFNNLHFVSFTPYADSVKAPYAYKNSDIVNCLGEVLSKNNKTQLRIAETEKYAHVTFFFDGGVNVEYPGEKRILIPSPKVATYDLKPEMSIEEVTNTLIKELDNNYDVVILNFANCDMVGHTGVVEAAVKAVEAVDSAIGKLYQKIKAINGTMFILADHGNADYMLDGDVVITSHSLSPVPFIVTDKNVKLKNKIGKLADVSPTLLSYMGIKIPHEMDGEILIN; encoded by the coding sequence ATGAAAAAAACTCATTTAGTATGTATTATGGATGGTTTTGGGATCAGAAAATCTCATGAAGGTAATGCAATTTACTTAGCAAAAAAACCCAATCTAGATAAGTTGATGTCTGGATACCCAAATATCGAATTATATGCAAGTGAACAACCAGTAGGTTTACCAAAAGGGCAAATGGGTAACTCAGAGGTTGGTCATTTGAATATTGGTTGTGGAAGAATTGTTTATCAATCCCTGACTTTGATTGCAAAGCACATCATGGATAAAACATTCTTTAAAAACGAGGAATTATTAAAAGCATGTGAGCACGCAAAAAACAATAATTCTAATTTACATATTTTAGGTTTATTGAGCGATGGCGGGGTTCATTCACACATTGAACAAATTTTTGCAACAATCGAATTAGCTAATATGCAGGGAATCAAGAATATATATATTCATGCTTTTTTAGATGGTCGCGATACTGAAAGAGATTCAGGGGTTAAATTTTTAGACGAATTGGAAACCATTTTAGCAAAGTATCCAAATACTAAGTTGTTAACTATTTCTGGGCGTTATTGAGCAATGGATCGTGATAAAAGATGAGAACGTGTTCAAAAAGCTACTAATGTAATGATTAATCGTCAAGGTGAATCATTTACTAATCCTCAAGAATATGTGAAAACTGGATATGTAAAAGGAATTTTTGATGAATTTGTTGAACCAGCATACAATACTAGCGTAAACGCTAAAATTAGCGACAATGACGCAATTATTTCATGTAATTTCCGCCCTGATCGTATGATTCAATTAGCGAGTTGCTTAACTAATCCAAATTATGATTTTTACCCAAATAAATTTAATAATTTACACTTTGTAAGTTTTACACCATACGCTGATTCAGTTAAAGCACCTTATGCTTATAAAAATAGTGACATCGTTAATTGCTTAGGTGAAGTATTATCAAAAAATAATAAAACTCAACTAAGAATCGCTGAAACAGAAAAATACGCACATGTAACTTTTTTCTTTGATGGTGGAGTGAATGTTGAATATCCTGGTGAAAAAAGAATTTTAATTCCTTCACCAAAGGTAGCAACTTATGATCTAAAACCAGAAATGTCAATCGAAGAAGTAACTAATACTTTAATTAAAGAGTTGGATAACAATTATGATGTAGTTATTTTAAATTTTGCAAATTGTGACATGGTTGGACACACAGGAGTTGTTGAAGCAGCCGTGAAAGCAGTTGAAGCAGTTGATTCAGCGATTGGTAAACTATATCAAAAAATTAAAGCAATTAATGGAACAATGTTTATCTTAGCTGATCATGGTAATGCAGATTACATGTTAGACGGAGATGTTGTGATTACCTCTCACTCATTAAGTCCAGTACCATTCATTGTTACTGATAAAAATGTTAAATTAAAAAATAAAATTGGGAAATTAGCTGATGTATCACCAACGCTATTAAGTTATATGGGAATCAAAATTCCTCATGAAATGGATGGGGAAATTTTAATAAATTAA
- the rpmI gene encoding 50S ribosomal protein L35, whose protein sequence is MAKIKMKTKKAIAKRVKVTKTGQLKRASAYTSHLSLNKSTKQKRQLRKGGLVHKTDIDRLKRGLPYSG, encoded by the coding sequence ATGGCAAAAATTAAAATGAAAACAAAAAAAGCAATTGCTAAACGTGTTAAAGTTACTAAAACTGGTCAATTAAAACGTGCATCTGCTTATACAAGTCACTTATCTTTAAATAAGTCAACTAAACAAAAACGTCAATTGAGAAAAGGTGGATTAGTTCACAAAACTGATATCGATAGACTAAAGAGAGGATTACCTTACTCAGGGTAA